GCTGACCAAGACCTGCGGTTAATGCGCCATTAATAGCTCTGATACCTAAATCAATAGGTTCGCGAATAGGCCGTCTTGCTAGAGGATTGCGAACTTCACTATAAAGAGGAACTTCTCGGAAATGTTCAACTTCACCTTTGTCATCCAAAGGGCGGCCTAAACCATCCACCACACGGCCTAAGAGTTCGTCTCCGGCACGGACCGTGGCGATTTGACGAGCCAGAGTGATTTTGGAACCCAAAGCCACGCCTCTCATGTCATTCAGAGCCATCATCAATACATGTTTGTCTTTGAAACCGACGACCTCAGCAAGAAAAGATTTTTCCATGCCGCTCGGATTGATTTTCACGATGCTACCGACACTGGCACCTGGAAGATAGCCTTTGATAAGCATGCCATTGACTTCCGTCACCTTCCCGCTATCGCGAGTTAAGTGAATGGAGTCAATAACGTTGGCGTACTTATCCAGATTCAGTTCAAGCTCGTTCATTAACCAGCAATCCTGTTTTTTACTTTGGGCATGTTTTCAGCAAGAGTGGTCCAAAGCTGTTCGATACGTTGTTCAATGCGCGCATCGACTTCACCGTAATTCGTTTCAACGATACAACCGCCGTCTGAAATTTCCTGATTCGGTTCAAAGCGGATGCGTTTTGCGAATTCAAATTCACGACCAGTTTCTTTTTTAAGCTCTTCAAGGAACTCAAACTGGGATTGAGAAACATGAACCGTGATATTCTCTTCATCTTGTGAAAGGCTCACGGCATCGCGAAGGATTTGCACCATCGCTTCGTTATTACCTTTCAATTCCGCTTTCGCCAAACGAGCAGCCATACGGAAAGCCAACTGAACCAAATGCGCTTCATTAAAAGAAGCCATTTCAGTTTTCATGTCTTTGATTGTATTTAAAAGCGTATCCAAAGTTTGCATACGCTCGGCGATTTCTGCTGAAACCGCTTCAAAAGCTTCCCTGCGGCCTTCTTCCAAACCCAAATTATAAGCTTCTTTGTAAGCGCCTTCTTGGATCTCTTTAAGTTTCTCAAGGGCAGCGGCTTCGACTTTTTCTTCTTCGCTGACTTTTTCGACTTCATCGATTCCCGTTTGCACGCGAACCGCGTCGTTCATGCGGAAGTCAGAGCCTTTGCTTTTTTCAGCAAGATAATTCAAAGCCTGCTCGGGTGTGCCCAGGTCAAAACGAACGGGCACGAAATCCAAGACTGTCTTTTCTGCCACTTCCTTAGGAAGGACAGACTTAGCTGCTCTGCTAGAATTAGACCATTGCATCTTCCGAACCACCTCTTGCAATCAAGATCTTTCCTTCGGCTTCCAAACGTCTTGCAACGTTGACGATCTCTTGTTGCGCCGATTCTACGTCTGACAAACGAGAAGGTCCCATGTTCGACAAGTCTTCGCGTAACATCTCGGCCGCACGAGCTGAGATATTTTTGAGAATCTTGTTGCGAATGTCTTCGCTGGCTGTTTTGAGAGCCAAAAGAAGTTTGTCGTTTGGAACTTCCTTGAGAAGCGCCTGGATACCACGGTCGTCGATTTTGACGATATCGTCGAAAACGAACATAAGCTTGCGGATCTCTTCCGCCAAGAGAGGATCTTTCTCTTCCAGGCGCGACATGATCGCTGTTTCCGTGTTCTTGTCCATAACGTTGAGCATTTCGGCAACCGGTTGAACTCCACCCAAGGCAGCTTGTTCAACAGTGGCAGTATTTGATAATTGATTTTTCAAGACGCGGTCGATTTCAGCGATCAACTCTGGATCGACATGTTCCAAGTTCGCCATACGCAGAACCACTTCGGCTTGAAGCGCTTCTGGAAGACGTTTTAGAACCTCGCCTTTTTTCTCTGGTTCCAAGTGCGCTAAAATCACCGCGACTGTTTGCGGATGTTCATTCACTAAGAATGTCGCCAAAGATTTCGCATCGACCATCTCTAAAGATTCCAACGAGCGCGAGCCACCCGAAGTGATATTCAAACCCCCGAGGATACCGCGGGCTCTTTCTTCACCCAGAGCATCGACGATCGTGTCTTTGGCGGAGATATTTTCAGAGAAGATGTAATCTTCCGTTTCAGAAACCATTTCATAGAATTCTTCAAGCACACGTTTTGTCACGTGCACAGGAACGACGCGCAGTTTGCTCATTTGATTGATGAGCTTACGGATGTCAGCGTCATCCATACGGCGAAGAAGGACTTTCACCGCGTCACGGCCCAAGTAGTTGATAAGGATTGCGGCCTTATCAAAACCTTTTAGATTTTCATACTCGATATTATCGGCCTTATGTAGTTTCATTAGCTATCCTTCCTAACAAGCCACATACCAAAAGCATTGGCTGCTTTCTCTTCGTCGCGAGACATGGCCGCCATAATGCGGTCCTTAAGAAGTTCGCTCTCTGCCTTTTCCGGATCGATAGATTCCTGCAACACAGGAAGAGCCGTCGACATACCAGGAAGAGTGTTATCCACAGATTGAAGTTCTTCGAGTTCCTCAATAGTACGAGGAAGCATTTCTTCCACGGAATCCTGGAAGCTGTCGGTAATCCATTGCATGAATGGACGAACCACGATGAAGAAGAACAACGCCAAGCTGAAACCAAGCAATGCCCATTTGAACAATGCATGGATCAACTTCTTGCGCTCAAGAGTCGTAAGAATCTTGTCAGCTTCAGAGAAGTCTTCAGGTTGAAATTGCATGTTTTCAATTCGGACACTGTCACCGCGAGCGGAATTAAAGCCAATCGCATTTTTAACCAGATCTTCGTACTTTTTAAGTTCTTCCGCTGTACGAGGTTGGTATTTTGTTTCTGTTGTGCCGTCTGGTTTTGTCGTTGTGACCGCCATACCGTCAACCACGACAGCGACACTCACGCGCTCCAAGTTTCCCGCTGCTTCACGGATGTTGCGCACAGTTTTTGGAACTTCATAGTTTGTTGTTTTGATTTCTTTTTTAACGTCTTGCTTGAAACCCACAGTTCCTTGATCTTCAGCACCAGGAAGATTTGACCGGGAACCTGGAACACCGGAAGGATTTGTACGGGCGCCATCCAAAGATTCTTCTTCAGATTGTTGCGAGCGAATCGCTGTCTTATCTGGATCTACGGATTCTTCCACCGAAGAAATAATACGGTGATTAAGAGTTGCATCGACTTTCGCCACGACTTTTGCGTGACCTACAACTTTAGAAAGAATGTCTTCGATACGATTTTCAAGATCGCCTTCGATTTTTGCTTTCAGATCCAACAATTCGTTCGATCCACCCGTCGCTCCGTTTTCCTGACGAGTCAGAACTTTACCGCGCTCATCAAGAACCGTGACTTTATCCGCATCCATGCCTTCAACAGCATTGGCAACCAGGTAACGGATACCACGAACTTGATCTGGAGTGAGTTCTTTGCCTTGATGAAGTTCAACAACAACAGATGCTGTGGCGGAACCGCTTTCTTCAAGGAAAGTTTTTTTGTTTGGCAATGCCAAGATCACTTTGGATTGCTTCACCGCTGTCAAAGTATTGATGGCTCTCATCAACTCACCTTGAAGGGCTCTTTGATAATTGATTTTTTGGGCGTAAGAGTTCATCCCGAAATCTTGCTTATCGAAGATCTCAAGACCAATTGATCCCATTTTTGGAGAACCGATTTCAGACATCAACGTCATTTGCGTTGAGTGCAAAAGTTCCTTAGGAATTGCCACTGTTTTACCTTCGTCGCGCAACTGGAACGGAATATTTTTTTCGTTCAACTTCGCAACGATGGTAGAAACTTGTTCAGTAGGAATGTTTGTGAAAAGAGGAACGTAGTCTTTTCCAGAAGCCATGAAAACCATCGTAAGCAAAGCCACGATAGCAATGACTGTAACCGCAACGACCGAAAGTCTTTTGGTTGGTCCCAAATTTTTAAAGAACTCGCGAAATTGGACAACCAATCCACCAAAAATTTTATTCAAGACAACCCCTCCGCCAAACTAACCTAAACTTCCAAACTCAAATAAAAACTAAAGAATCAGACCTGCATCTTCATGACTTCTTGGTACGCATCAATGATCTTGTTGCGTACTTGCACCATCACTTTGAGAGCGATGTCTGCTTTTTCCGCTGCAATCATGACGTCGGCCACATTGTCTGTTTTGCCTGTCGCGAGATTTTGCATGGCTTTATCTGAAGCCTTCTGCATTTCATTCACGCTACCAACGGCGTCTTTTAGGGTGTCGGCGAAGCTCTTGCCAGTATCGGATGTCGAACCAACTGATGAAGGGCTCTCGATGCTTAACGACTTGGAATCACGAATGCTTCCTGTGTCGAGAAACCTGTTTGCATTTGATACAGTAAAACCCTCCATGGCTTCACCTTCTCCTATATAAAAATTGTAATATAAATAAACTCAAAAAAACCTAAAATTTTGCCGCGGTCTAGGAAAATTACTCCGGCAACGCCGGAGTGCTAATCAGCTACCTGCCGATCTCCAGCGCACTGAGTGCCATATCCTTTGACGCCTGCAAAGCCGTCACGTTCGCCTCATAGGAACGCGATGCCTGTATCATATTGGTCATCTCTTCCATAAGGTTGATATTAGGATATGCGACGTATCCGTCAGCATTTGCATCGGGATGGTCGGGTTCGTATTTCAACAGCGGCGCTTTACGATCCGAAATAACATCCGTCACCTGGACCCGCTGAAAGTTTCCTTTCGGGTCTGTTGACGTGATGATCTCACCAAAGTTTTTTGCATCCGGCATTGCTTCAAAGACCACGTCTTTTCTGCGATACGGTCCGCCTTCAGGAGTCTGGGTCGTATTGATGTTGGCGATGTTGCTGGCAATGGTATTCATGCGCATTCTTTGCGCTGCCATACCACTACTGCTTACTCTCATCCCTGTTAAGAAATCAGCCACTAGCTACTCCAGTTCCGGGGCTCCGCCCCTCCACACTGTGCCTATCGGCCCTCAGTCGCAGCGTATTTGAGTGCCGCCATTTTTTTATTAATCAATTGAAGTGCTGCTTTGTACATGATCGCGTTTTCTGACAAAGCGGACATTTCTTTTTCCACGTCAACGGTGTTGCCGTCGTTGTTCACAGCACCTTCTGGATCGTCATAGATATCGGGGCGAGTTTTACTAACGGAAACTCCTCCGACACCGAAGTGTTGTGAATCGCTTGTGCTTAGGGCATTACCGCCATCCAAATCCAGAGCTCTTTGCAAAGCTCCTTCAAAATCCATCTTCTTCGCGTGATAACCCGGAGTCTCTGCATTCGCGATATTCGACGACGTAACATTGTGACGAAGCTGTCTCATCGACAATGACGTGGCGAGAGCGTTGGTTGTTTTATCGAAGAGTCCACTACTCATAAAACACCTTCCTCCTTGTATTCGTTGAGTTTATTTCTCAATGTTCTAATACTAATGCCTAACATCTGTGCTGCGCGCGTCCGGTTCTGTGCCGTCAGCTCCAAGGTCTGTATAATAAGACGCTTCTCGACCTCAGAAAGGGACATTCCAGGAGCAAAATCCAAAGCCATATCTTCAACGACAGCCTCAAATTGAATGGATTCGGGCCCAATGAGTGAAGATTTTGCAAGAACCACGGCTCTTTCCAGCACGTTTTCAAGCTCGCGGATGTTGCCAGGCCAGTTCCAAGAGTTCAAACGGTCAAAAGCTTCCGCCGTCAAACGAAGGCCGCTTTTTCCGTGCATGATCTGCGCAACTTCCAGAATAAAATTCACGATATTTTGAAAATCCGTCGTGCGATCTTCCAGGCGCGGAATTTCAAGGTGAACCACCGCCAATTTATAAAATAAATCCTGACGGAATTGTTCTTGTTTCACCAACGCACGTAAATCGCGGCGAGATGTTGAAATAAATCTGGGACGGGAACCATCGGTTCTTTCCACAAGTTTCATCAAATCGTTTTGCAAAGCAGGACTCGCGCAATCTAAATCTTCAATCAACAAAGTACCGCCGTCGACTTTGGAAAAATCAAAACCACCGGCATTTTTGCAATCAAGACAATAAAGACGCGGTGAACGGCTTTTCGTGTATGTGTAACGGGCCAAACTCGTTTTACCCACACCCGCTTCACCCACAATCAATAAACTTGCTTGGGTCGCGGCCAACTGCAAACTGAGCTGCTTTACTTCATGCATTCTTCTGTCTTCAATGTGTAAAGCATCAAAATCAAAGTACGACATCAAAACTCCTATTTGCCTTGCTCGTTCTCAGACATCGCTGGAATTCTTTTGATATATTTCTTATAACCATCGCGCCATTCGGAATTCTTAAGCTGCTCTTGCGCTAAGTTTTTCCAGAACGCACTTTTTTCACCTTTAAATTCATTCCAAACTTCTGCGGCCTTTTGAATTTCGCCCCGCTTGAAATAAATCTGTCCTAACTTATAACGAATGGAAGAAAGAGGACGGCTTTCTTCATACTGTTCAAGAAGCTTGTCGTAAGAAGCAATTGCTTGTTCTTGCTGGCTCTTTTCCAAATGAATATCGCCCATCATTTCCAATGCTTTGGCATGAACTGAAGGAGCGACTTTGTCAGAGTCTTTTTCAAGCTTATCCACCATTTCCAGGGCTTGAAGAGCTTCCGGAGAACGACCTTGTTTCAATTGCAGTTCAGCGAGTTTCAAATAAGGTTCGGCAACCAATTCAGGTTGACCTTTCCAGGTGCGAAGAAGCTCGCCCAAATACCGAATCGCCGACTCGTTATCTCCGCGCTTTTCAAGCAAGCGAACGGCGATGTTAACGCGTTCAATTTGTGCGTCTTCTTTGAGTTTTTCTGGCGTTTTGATATTTTTCAAAAACTCATAAGCTTGATTGTATTTGTGCTCTTGTGCGAACACGGCCGCCAAACGAAGATTCAGTTCGTCTTCAGACGGAATTTCTTCCTTTACTTGAATCTCTTTGGCTTCGGGAGTTCCGCGAATGGCGTAAACGCGATTCAAAACATCTTTATAATATTTCTCGGCCTCAACAGGCACGCCACCCATTTCAAAAGCGCGACCGACATTGTACTTCGTATCCAAACGCTTTGAATTTTTAAGCCAGCTATCCGCATACTGAATATGAGTTTTCAGAGCCGTGATAAAATCGCCGTGATCAATTTCCGACTGAAGTTTGTCGTTGATGTTCGCAACGATACGGTTCGTGATCAAAGGCACGTCCACAGATGTCGGATGTTCTTTGTAGTACTTCGACAAAAGATCAATCGCCTTTTGGTTTTCTTCTCGACGAGTGTAACCATCGGCCACCATCACCGTTGAGAACTGCTCGATATTAGGAAGATCAATTTTTTTAGCCAAAGACATGATTTCTTCCACGGCATTGTTCACTTCTTTTTGTTTCATGCCCTTCATGCGGGCACTGAGCAAACGCAAGCGGGCAATGACGGCACTTGGGCTTTCTCCGTAACGGAAATAAGTTTCCAAGTACGCACCCATCACGCGGGACTTATCCACGCCGAAGATTTCTAAAAGTTCACCCATGCGAGTCATCGCAAAAGCGGCGTGATCACTGCTTGGGAATTTTTTTACGAATTCACGATAAGCATCCAAGCTTTGGTTGTAGTTCTTCATCCAGAACAAAGACTCTGCTTGGTTGTAGTAAGCATTTGGATAGTAGTTCTGACCTTCTGGATATTTCTTTAGAGCGTTTTTATAATCTTCAACGGCTTTTGTGTAATCTTTTGCACGCACCCACACGTCACCACGGCGGAAAGCGGCTTCCACTTTCAAATCGCGATTGGAAGAATTTTTCTCGACATCATCAAACTGAGCAACGGCATCTTTCCACTTATTCAGTTTCATGAACGCAAGACCTGTGCCCAAGCGAGCTAGATCTTTTGAAAGAGAATTTTTATCCGTAAAGTTTTTGTTATCGATATGTTCTTTGAACAAGCGAAGCGCACTTAAATAATCACCTTTGTCCAAAGCAAGATAGCCGATTTTCAACGACGTTCTTTCCGCCAAAGGAGATTGCGGATATTTTGCGATGGCTTCTTTATATCTTTGAATCGCTTCGTCGTAATCTTTAGGACGGTTGCTTTCTTCCCACAAAGCCAAATGCACATCGGCCGTCATATAATCAATGACTTCGTTGTATTCTGATTGTGGATATTTGTCTTTAAACCACTCTTGGGTTTTCAAATAAACCGCATATCTTTTCTTTTCAAAAAGAGTCAAAAGAAGACGTGCTTGTTTGTTTTCTTCCGTGGATTTTGGCGACACTTGATAAAAAGTCGGAGTCACCTTCATTTTTTCCCAATAACCCACCGGAGTCTCAAGCATTGGAAACGGGATATAATAGTTATCCTTGGCACGAATCATCGCCTCTTCTTTGATTTCGTAATCCTTCACAGAAAAACGACTGTAATCTGGATCGCCACCATCAAAGATACCGGACTTAACGGATTCATCATTTTGTGCAACCGCAACGCCTTGACCGGCAATGGCCAAGGTATCTGCTGTTGCAGGTTTTCTATTCTTAGCTGCTTTTTCAGTTTTAGCTTTTGCTACTGGTTTAGCGCCTTTAGCAGGAAGCTCTGTTGGCAGAGTTTCTTCTTTTTTCGCTACAGGCTTTGCTGCTTTTTTGACTTTAGCATTTGGATTTAAATAGAAATCCATGATCAAACGTGACGGTTGATCTGTCAGATAATCAAACGTATCGATATCATCACCAGAAAGCGTGAATTGAATGACGTGCTTACCATCTGGACCTTTTTGATCGACAGTCACGCCTTTAACAAAGTCACTTTTAAATGTAGAAAGAGATTGAATCGTAGAGTCGTCCAAAGCAGGTACTGTCATTTGCACGACAGTTTGACCTTTGTTTTCAAGGCGTTTGACGTCATAGTCCCAATTCTGCTGACCCATCAATTCCATGTGAACTGTATCACCTTGGAAATTGATCACGCCATTGACCTTGCCAGCTTGCGCTGAAGCTAGACCAAAGAATAGGCATCCTGCCACAACTAATAATCGCAAAGTGTTCACTCCTTGAACCCCTTCTTTTCCCTTCTTTGTGCTGTTGCACATACGGTGCCAGGTCTTTCCAAGGTCCATTGGCAAATAAGTTCAAGATGGGCAAAAAGTTTCATAGAATTTCTGGCGGGGCCGACAAACTCATGACAGGGACCTTGGTCCTGTTTTGCTGGATCAAGACTGAATTTTCCCTCAGAAGATTCCGATAGATAGGTGCTATGAGAAACCACTTCATTGTTTGCATCATGAGTTTACTTCTTGGAAGTTGCGTGTCGGTACAACTCCCCGGCGGCAAAGTCACGTCCGCTAAGGATGTCGACTATTCTGCACCCGGTTCACCGTTCAAAGAAATGAGCGGAGGAAATTCCGATAAAGCCTGGATCAGCGAAAAAACAGGCAATACGATTTCCTATCTTTCCGAATGCGGCAGCAACAGCGAGCCGACACTGCAACAACTTGAAACGGATTCTCTAGGAGCCCTTTCTGATTTGCATATTCTAAAGAGCGAAGAAGTTTCCTTTAACGGACGCGCCGCTCGCGAAAGTATTTCCCAAGGAAAAATTGACGGCGTCCCGGTGCAAATCGCGTTGATGGTTTTTAAAAAGAACGGCTGCAGCTATACACTCAGCTACGGTGGAGTTGAAAAACAGTTTTCTTCAGAACAAAAATACTTTGAAAACTTTAAACAGAACTTCAAGGCACCTTAATGAATAATATCGGCCTGCCCTTTACTGAATTCATGATCGAAATCCTGCGATTCATCGGAGGCGTTGGTCTTTTATTCAGAGACGTTTGCAAAGAACTTTTCCGCGGAAAGTTTTATTGGAAACTGGTGGCCGAGCAGATTTATCAAATCGGTTTAAGATCCATGCCTTTGATCGTTATCACCGCTGTGAGTATCGGAATGGTGATGTCTTTGCAATTCGGTTTGGGGCTGGAAAAATTCGGTGGAAAACTCTACGTTCCAAAACTTTTGGCGGTCACGATCTTGCGTGAAATGGGACCGGTCTTTACAAGCTTGATGCTAGCCGCTCGCGTGGGAGCTGGTATCGCCAGTGAAATCGGCAGTATGGTTGTAACCCAACAAATCGATGCAATCCGAGCTTTGGGAACCTCGCCGATTAAAAAAATCGTGATTCCAAGAGTTCTTGCGGCTCTTGTCACTCTGCCGATTCTTGTTTCGATGGCCAACATCGTGGGTAATGCCGGTGGTTTGATTGTTGGCGCAGTTGAGTTGAATCTCGATCCTAATTTTTATCTTTTGAAAGTTATGACGACTTCAAGCATTCAAGATTATCTTTCCGGTTTTGGTAAGACTTTCTTTTTTGCTCTCTTTATCGCCGTTCCGTCTTGTTATTTTGGCTTGACCGTGAAAAACGGAACCAAAGAAGTCGGTATTGCAACAACTAAAGCCGTCGTGGTCTCTTCTATTTTGATTGTGGTGGGAGATTTCTTTTTATCTAAACTCTTTTGGATCTTCGAGAAAATGATATGAGTGAAAAAAGAGAAGGCGTCATTGAAGTTATTGATTTTCACAAATCCTTTGGGAATAAAAAAGTTCACCAAGGCGTGAGTTTCTATGTGAGAAAAGGCGAATGCTTAGGTTTGATCGGAGGATCAGGAACCGGAAAGAGCGTTCTTTTGCGCAGTCTTGTCGGTCTTGAAAAACCGGATCGCGGGCAGATTCTTATTAACGGCGTTGATGTCGCTCCGATGGGTGAAAATGAACTTATCGAAATACGAAAAAAAGTGGCGTACGCCTTTCAGGGTGGCGCGTTGTTTGACTCCATGACGGTATTTGAAAACCTCGCCTATCCCTTGCGTGAACATTTCAAACTGAGTGAAAACGAAATCACCACAAAGATTCTAGAACAGCTTCAAGAGTTCGGCCTTGAAGGTTCTGAAAAACTTCTTCCCGGAAATCTATCTGGCGGTATGCAAAAGCGTGTGGGACTTGCTCGCGCGATGATGATGCATCCTGAAGTCGTTTTGTATGATGAACCGACGGCGGGCCTTGATCCTTACAATACGAAACGCATCCAAGAATCTATTCTAAGTTTAAAATCCAAGGGAGTGACCTCTATTCTTGTCACTCACGATATGCCCACTGTATATGCCGTTTGTGACAAAGTCGCTTTGCTTTTAAACGGTCGTATCGGTGAACAATACACAATTGAAAAGCTCAAGCAGGAACCTGCCGGAGCCATGAGCCAGTTTATCAACGGAGAAAGTGCCTAATGGAATCACACACAAGCACACAACTCAAAGTCGGAATCTTTCTTGCCATCGGAATTGTTGTGATCTTAAGTTCGATCTTTTTCTTGGGAGCCGACAAAGCCCTTTTCACATCTTATGTGCGAGTGCACGCTCACTTTGAACAAGTGCAAGGTCTTTCTGCAGGAAGTGTTGTTTCCTTGTCCGGTGTGACAGTCGGTAACGTTGAAGAAATCACTTTCTTACCAGAGATCAATTCACTCGACGTAAAAATGCGAATCAACGAAAATTACATCGGCCGTATTCGTCAGGGTTCTCAGGTAGAGATTCGCACGCAAGGTGCTTTGGGCGATAAATTTGTCTTTATCATTCCCGGAGACCCTCGTGGTGCGGTTGTGAAGGAAGGCGATGTGCTTGATGTAGCGAAAGCCACCGATCTTTTTGGAATTATTTCCGAGCGCGGGAATGAAGCTAATAAAATTTTCGATATCATCACGGAGCTTCAAAAGATCACTCATACGATCAACTCTGAAAATCGTCTGGGCCGTATCATGGGAAATCTTGAAACAGCGACGACACATTTAACGCAAACAAGTAAAGACGCGCAAAAATTCATGTCCGAAGCTTCAAGTCACGGCGGCGGAGAGAAGTTTGCAAAATCCATCGACAGGCTTGATGCGATTCTCACAAAAATCGACAAAGGCCAAGGCACTCTGGGTGCCCTTATCAACGATCCTTCCCTGCACAACCAGTTAAAGTCCGTGCTAGGCGGAGCGACTCGTAAAAACAATATCAAGAATCTTCTGCGCACCTCGATTGAAAAAGAGGAACAGTAGCATCTGCTGTCTCGCGATGAGACAGCATTAAATATTCCTCAGATTATTTTAAAATTCTTCGGACGACTTAACAAGATGCCGATAAGAATTCATGACCTGGAACGTCGTCGGCTTCTTTCTTTTATTTAGTATCCCTTCGTGGGCGATTAACACTTTGACTGAAGGTTACCATTTGGGTGCGAGCTCAAAGGTCTCCGTGCAAGGTCATGGCACATGTCGGACGTTTTCAAACTCCAATGGTACAAAGAATTTTTTCCTTCCAACAAAAACATCGACGGCCTACTCCACGTTCATATCGAACAAACCCTCTCCGGTGACATACGATACTTGCCAATCCTGTTATGAAATCAAAACTAACAGCGGCGATTACCTCGGTAATAACGTGTATGATATTGACCCCGACGGCGCTGGCGGAGCAGCTCCTATTAAAACTTATTGTGATATGACTACACAAGGTGGCGGATGGACGCTGGTGTGGTCGAACACGCGCAATGGAACTAATAAACCTGCATCGGGTTTGACTTACGACCAAACTGTCACTTCGGTGCCTCGTTGTTCAACAGCCAATAGCAGCACGAGCGACTATAGCGGTAACTGCTCAATGATCAGCTCCAACAAAGAGGCTTTCAATTACTTTCTGGGATTGAACAATTGGAATAAAATTGGTCGAAACAAACGCTATATGGAACTCATGTATCAATGGAGCAGTGACAATGGCGCTGGCACTCAGCAAGAAGCGCGTATGAGTGTGCAGAATCTGGATCCACTTTGGTCGTACACATTAAGTCTTAAAAACTTAAATCAAACAGTAGGGAGCCAAGCTCCAGGTCTCATGGCTCTTCACAACGGTTATGCACTAACAACAATGGATAGGGACAACGACACGCATGCCAGTTACAATTGCGCTGGCTATTTTAACAATTCTCCTTTCTGGTTTGCAGCTTGTTGGAGCGGCTTTCTTTACGGTGGCGCTGAAACAAGCGTCGGTGGATATTACAACGGTGCTTATTGGTATGGAAGTTTGAAGCAATGGGGTGATGCTACAGGCAATGGCGCCGGTAACGGATGGATGTATGTGCGCGAGTATCCGTATTATGCGAGTTGTCTTGAGTTAAAAAATCTCGGTGGTATTAGCACCTCCGGATACTATCAAATTGATTCCGATGGGCCGGGCGGAAATGCCCCTTATCAAGTTTACTGTGATATGACCAACGATGGTGGAGGCTGGACAAGAATCTTTCGTCACAACATCTCCGCAGGATATTTTGCCACTGTGACCGAGGCACAGTCTTTCAATGAGGGAACTCCTTCCTCAACCAAATATTCAATTTTGAATAAAATCAAAGATTTCAAAACTTATGATCGCTATGTCTTTCGCATCGACTGGCCAAGCGTTCCGGCACAAAAAAATATTTGGGTGCAAGCCACCGATCCCAACGATGATGTGAACGTCACTAATTATTTAGGAATAAACATTTCTTCCACCACCAATGCTTGGGGTGGTCTTGAGTTAGGTAACGGCACACACGGCCCTGTGAACGGCAACAAGAGCTATCTTGACGGCTCCGTTAATATTGGAAACTACTATTATGCGATCGGCTTAACAGCTCCTTGGGGAACTCCTGGAGGATATCCCGCTGCAGACGCTGTTGCGGGTTCGGGAGTGAGTGTCCCTGAAGTAGAACTTTGGATTAAAGAAGCTTCGATGCCTTCGACAATTCCAAAAAGCTGTAAAGAGTATCGCGATCTTGGCTACAACTACGGAAGCGGCACTTATGTGATTGATCCTGACGGTGCTGGAACTGGAAATCCTCCTTTCCGCGTTTTCTGCGAAATGGTTGTTGATGGAGGAGGATGGACACTCGTGGCTTGGAATTACGGAAACACAAGTGCCACAGGAATG
This region of Bdellovibrio sp. BCCA genomic DNA includes:
- a CDS encoding tetratricopeptide repeat protein, with the protein product MNTLRLLVVAGCLFFGLASAQAGKVNGVINFQGDTVHMELMGQQNWDYDVKRLENKGQTVVQMTVPALDDSTIQSLSTFKSDFVKGVTVDQKGPDGKHVIQFTLSGDDIDTFDYLTDQPSRLIMDFYLNPNAKVKKAAKPVAKKEETLPTELPAKGAKPVAKAKTEKAAKNRKPATADTLAIAGQGVAVAQNDESVKSGIFDGGDPDYSRFSVKDYEIKEEAMIRAKDNYYIPFPMLETPVGYWEKMKVTPTFYQVSPKSTEENKQARLLLTLFEKKRYAVYLKTQEWFKDKYPQSEYNEVIDYMTADVHLALWEESNRPKDYDEAIQRYKEAIAKYPQSPLAERTSLKIGYLALDKGDYLSALRLFKEHIDNKNFTDKNSLSKDLARLGTGLAFMKLNKWKDAVAQFDDVEKNSSNRDLKVEAAFRRGDVWVRAKDYTKAVEDYKNALKKYPEGQNYYPNAYYNQAESLFWMKNYNQSLDAYREFVKKFPSSDHAAFAMTRMGELLEIFGVDKSRVMGAYLETYFRYGESPSAVIARLRLLSARMKGMKQKEVNNAVEEIMSLAKKIDLPNIEQFSTVMVADGYTRREENQKAIDLLSKYYKEHPTSVDVPLITNRIVANINDKLQSEIDHGDFITALKTHIQYADSWLKNSKRLDTKYNVGRAFEMGGVPVEAEKYYKDVLNRVYAIRGTPEAKEIQVKEEIPSEDELNLRLAAVFAQEHKYNQAYEFLKNIKTPEKLKEDAQIERVNIAVRLLEKRGDNESAIRYLGELLRTWKGQPELVAEPYLKLAELQLKQGRSPEALQALEMVDKLEKDSDKVAPSVHAKALEMMGDIHLEKSQQEQAIASYDKLLEQYEESRPLSSIRYKLGQIYFKRGEIQKAAEVWNEFKGEKSAFWKNLAQEQLKNSEWRDGYKKYIKRIPAMSENEQGK
- a CDS encoding sigma 54-interacting transcriptional regulator encodes the protein MSYFDFDALHIEDRRMHEVKQLSLQLAATQASLLIVGEAGVGKTSLARYTYTKSRSPRLYCLDCKNAGGFDFSKVDGGTLLIEDLDCASPALQNDLMKLVERTDGSRPRFISTSRRDLRALVKQEQFRQDLFYKLAVVHLEIPRLEDRTTDFQNIVNFILEVAQIMHGKSGLRLTAEAFDRLNSWNWPGNIRELENVLERAVVLAKSSLIGPESIQFEAVVEDMALDFAPGMSLSEVEKRLIIQTLELTAQNRTRAAQMLGISIRTLRNKLNEYKEEGVL
- a CDS encoding ABC transporter ATP-binding protein, with protein sequence MSEKREGVIEVIDFHKSFGNKKVHQGVSFYVRKGECLGLIGGSGTGKSVLLRSLVGLEKPDRGQILINGVDVAPMGENELIEIRKKVAYAFQGGALFDSMTVFENLAYPLREHFKLSENEITTKILEQLQEFGLEGSEKLLPGNLSGGMQKRVGLARAMMMHPEVVLYDEPTAGLDPYNTKRIQESILSLKSKGVTSILVTHDMPTVYAVCDKVALLLNGRIGEQYTIEKLKQEPAGAMSQFINGESA
- a CDS encoding MlaE family ABC transporter permease, which translates into the protein MIEILRFIGGVGLLFRDVCKELFRGKFYWKLVAEQIYQIGLRSMPLIVITAVSIGMVMSLQFGLGLEKFGGKLYVPKLLAVTILREMGPVFTSLMLAARVGAGIASEIGSMVVTQQIDAIRALGTSPIKKIVIPRVLAALVTLPILVSMANIVGNAGGLIVGAVELNLDPNFYLLKVMTTSSIQDYLSGFGKTFFFALFIAVPSCYFGLTVKNGTKEVGIATTKAVVVSSILIVVGDFFLSKLFWIFEKMI